In a genomic window of Telopea speciosissima isolate NSW1024214 ecotype Mountain lineage chromosome 5, Tspe_v1, whole genome shotgun sequence:
- the LOC122662725 gene encoding pre-mRNA-processing-splicing factor 8A yields MWNNGQMAPPGAGAVPPPPAVQPTYTVPPSPAEAEARLEEKARKWMQLNSKRYGDKRKFGFVETQKEDMPPEHVRKIVRDHGDMSSKKFRHDKRVYLGALKFIPHAVYKLLENMPMPWEQVRNVKVLYHITGAITFINEIPWVVEPIYLAQWGTMWIMMRREKRDRRHFKRMRFPPFDDEEPPLDYADNLLDVDPLEPIQLEMDEEEDSAVYTWFYDHKPLVRTKLINGPSYRRWHLSLPIMATLHRLAGQLLSDLIDRNYFYLFDMESFFTAKALNMCIPGGPKFEPLYRDMEKGDEDWNEFNDINKLIIRSPLRTEYRIAFPHLYNNRPRKVKLCVYHTPMVMYIKTEDPDLPAFYYDPLIHPITTTNKERREKKLYEDEDDDDFSLPEGVEPLLESTQLYTDTTAAGISLLFASRPFNMRSGRMRRAEDIPLVSEWYKEHCPPSYPVKVRVSYQKLLKCFVLNELHHRPPKAQKKKHLFRSLQATKFFQTTELDWAEAGLQVCKQGYNMLNLLIHRKNLNYLHLDYNFNLKPVKTLTTKERKKSRFGNAFHLCREILRLTKLVVDANIQFRLGNVDAFQLADGLQYTFSHVGQLTGMYRYKYRLMRQIRMCKDLKHLIYYRFNTGPVGKGPGCGFWAPMWRVWLFFLRGIVPLLERWLGNLLARQFEGRHSKGVAKTVTKQRVESHFDLELRAAVMHDVLDAMPEGIKQNKARTILQHLSEAWRCWKANIPWKVPGLPVPIENMILRYVKSKADWWTNVAHYNRERIRRGATVDKTVCRKNLGRLTRLWLKAEQERQHNYLKDGPYVTPEEAVAIYTTTVHWLESRKFSPIPFPPLSYKHDTKLLILALERLKESYSVAVRLNQLQREELGLIEQAYDNPHEALSRIKRHLLTQRAFKEVGIEFMDLYSYLIPVYEIEPLEKITDAYLDQYLWYEGDKRHLFPNWIKPADSEPPPLLVYKWCQGINNLQGIWDTSEGQCVVMLQTKFEKFFEKIDLTMLNRLLRLVLDHNIADYVTAKNNVVLSYKDMSHTNSYGLIRGLQFASFVVQYYGLVLDLLILGLTRASEIAGPPQMPNEFITYWDTKVETRHPIRLYSRYIDKVHILFRFTHEEARDLIQRYLTEHPDPNNENMVGYNNKKCWPRDARMRLMKHDVNLGRSVFWDMKNRLPRSITTLEWENSFVSVYSKDNPNLLFSMCGFEVRILPKIRMSQEAFSNTRDGVWNLQNEQTKERTAVAFLRVDDEHMKVFENRVRQILMSSGSTTFTKIVNKWNTALIGLMTYFREATVHTQELLDLLVKCENKIQTRIKIGLNSKMPSRFPPVIFYTPKEIGGLGMLSMGHILIPQSDLRYSQQTDVGVTHFRTGMSHEEDQLIPNLYRYIQPWESEFIDSQRVWAEYALKRQEAQSQNRRLTLEDLEDSWDRGIPRINTLFQKDRHTLAYDKGWRVRTDFKQYQVLKQNPFWWTHQRHDGKLWNLNNYRTDVIQALGGVEGILEHTLFKGTYFPTWEGLFWEKASGFEESMKYKKLTNAQRSGLNQIPNRRFTLWWSPTINRANVYVGFQVQLDLTGIFMHGKIPTLKISLIQIFRAHLWQKVHESVVMDLCQVLDQELDALEIETVQKETIHPRKSYKMNSSCADILLFAAHRWPMSKPSLVAESKDVFDQKASNKYWIDVQLRWGDYDSHDIERYTRAKFMDYTTDNMSIYPSPTGVMIGLDLAYNLHSTFGNWFPGSKPLLAQAMNKIMKSNPALYVLRERIRKGLQLYSSEPTEPYLSSQNYGEIFSNQIIWFVDDTNVYRVTIHKTFEGNLTTKPINGAIFIFNPRTGQLFLKVIHTSVWAGQKRLGQLAKWKTAEEVAALVRSLPVEEQPKQIIVTRKGMLDPLEVHLLDFPNIVIKGSELQLPFQACLKIEKFGDLILKATEPQMVLFNIYDDWLKSISSYTAFSRLILILRALHVNNEKAKMLLKPDKTIVTEPHHIWPSLSDDQWMKVEVALRDLILSDYAKKNNVNTSALTQSEIRDIILGAEITPPSQQRQQIAEIEKQAKEASQLTAVTTRTTNVHGDELIVTTTSPYEQAAFGSKTDWRVRAISATNLYLRVNHIYVNSEDIKESGYTYIIPKNILKKFICIADLRTQIAGYLYGISPPDNPQVKEIRCIAMPPQWGTHQQVHLPSALPEHDFLNDLEPLGWMHTQPNELPQLSPQDLTTHARILENNKQWDGEKSIILTCSFTPGSCSLTAYKLTPTGYEWGRLNKDTGSNPHGYLPTHYEKVQMLLSDRFLGFYMIPDTGPWNYNFMGVKHTVSMKYGVKLGAPREYYHEDHRPTHFLEFSNLEEGETAEGDREDTFT; encoded by the exons ATGTGGAATAACGGGCAAATGGCGCCTCCCGGCGCTGGAGCAGTACCTCCTCCCCCGGCGGTGCAACCGACTTACACAGTTCCGCCATCGCCTGCGGAGGCGGAGGCACGCCTTGAAGAGAAGGCTCGGAAATGGATGCAGCTCAATTCGAAGCGTTATGGTGATAAGAGGAAGTTCGGGTTTGTAGAGACGCAAAAGGAGGACATGCCTCCCGAGCATGTCCGGAAGATTGTAAG GGACCATGGAGACATGTCTTCGAAGAAATTTCGTCATGATAAACGTGTTTATCTTGGCGCCCTGAAATTCATCCCACATGCAGTGTACAAGCTTCTAGAGAATATGCCAATGCCGTGGGAGCAG GTCCGCAATGTGAAGGTTTTATATCATATTACTGGAGCAATCACATTTATCAATGAAATACCTTGGGTTGTTGAACCTATTTATTTAGCTCAG TGGGGTACGATGTGGATCATGATGCGAAGGGAGAAAAGGGATCGGCGACACTTTAAGAGAATGCGGTTTCCACCGTTTGATGATGAGGAACCTCCATTGGATTATGCAGACAATTTATTGGATGTGGATCCTTTGGAACCGATACAACTAGAGATGGATGAAGAGGAAGATTCTGCTGTTTACACTTGGTTCTATGATCACAAGCCTCTCGTAAGAACAAAACTTATCAATGGTCCCAGTTACAGGAGATGGCATTTGTCTCTGCCGATCATGGCTACTCTTCACCGGCTTGCTGGGCAATTGCTATCTGATTTGATTGACCGTAACTATTTTTACTTGTTCGACATGGAGTCATTTTTCACAGCAAAAGCATTAAACATGTGCATACCTG GTGGCCCCAAGTTTGAGCCTTTGTATCGTGACATGGAGAAAGGAGATGAGGACTGGAATGAGTTCAATGATATAAACAAACTCATCATCCGTTCACCACTCAGGACAGAATACAGAATTGCATTTCCTCATCTATATAACAATAGGCCAAGAAAAGTAAAGCTTTGTGTATATCATACTCCCATGGTAATGTATATAAAGACGGAGGATCCTGACTTACCTGCATTTTATTATGATCCTTTGATACACCCGATAACCACTACCAACAAGGAGCGGCGAGAGAAGAAACTCTACGAGGATGAAGATGACGATGATTTTTCTCTGCCAGAAGGGGTTGAGCCTTTGCTTGAAAGTACTCAGCTCTATACTGATACTACAGCTGCTGGTATTTCACTGTTGTTTGCCTCACGTCCTTTTAACATGAGATCGGGTCGAATGCGTAGGGCAGAAGATATACCACTTGTGTCAGAGTGGTATAAGGAGCACTG CCCTCCATCGTATCCGGTAAAAGTGCGTGTCAGCTACCAGAAACTATTGAAATGTTTTGTGCTGAATGAACTGCATCACAGACCGCCCAAggctcagaaaaagaagcacttgtTTCGGTCTCTCCAAGCTACTAAGTTTTTCCAAACCACAGAGCTAGATTGGGCCGAAGCTGGTCTGCAAGTTTGTAAGCAAGGGTACAACATGCTGAATCTGTTGATACACAGAAAGAATCTGAATTATCTTCATCTTGATTATAATTTTAATCTGAAACCTGTGAAGACTTTGACCACAAAGGAGCGTAAGAAGTCACGGTTTGGTAATGCTTTTCATCTGTGTCGTGAAATCTTGCGATTGACAAAGCTTGTAGTAGATGCCAACATCCAATTCCGCTTGGGGAATGTTGATGCCTTTCAGTTGGCTGATGGTTTGCAGTATACTTTTTCACATGTTGGCCAGTTGACTGGTATGTACCGTTACAAATATAGGCTTATGCGGCAGATTAGAATGTGTAAAGACTTGAAGCACTTGATTTATTACCGCTTCAACACTGGACCTGTGGGTAAGGGACCTGGATGTGGTTTCTGGGCTCCAATGTGGCGGGTGTGGTTGTTCTTTCTTCGTGGTATTGTGCCTCTGCTGGAGAGGTGGTTGGGAAACTTACTTGCACGTCAGTTTGAAGGGCGTCATTCAAAAGGAGTTGCGAAAACTGTCACCAAGCAACGTGTTGAAAGCCATTTTGACTTAGAACTTCGAGCTGCTGTGATGCATGATGTTCTTGATGCAATGCCAG AGGGCATTAAACAAAACAAGGCAAGGACCATCTTGCAGCACCTCAGTGAGGCATGGCGCTGTTGGAAAGCAAACATACCTTGGAAG GTCCCTGGTCTGCCGGTTCCCATTGAGAACATGATTCTTCGCTATGTGAAGTCGAAAGCTGATTGGTGGACAAATGTTGCTCATTATAACCGTGAACGTATTAGAAGGGGAGCAACAGTTGATAAGACAGTTTGCCGAAAGAATCTTGGAAGATTGACCCGCTTGTGGCTGAAGGCAGAACAG GAACGGCAACACAATTATTTGAAGGATGGTCCATATGTCACACCAGAAGAAGCTGTGGCAATTTACACCACCACTGTCCATTGGTTGGAATCAAGAAAGTTTTCTCCcattccctttcctccattgtCTTACAAGCATGATACAAAGCTTCTTATCCTTGCACTTGAGAGGCTTAAAGAATCTTATAGCGTGGCTGTGAGATTAAATCAGTTACAAAGGGAAGAGCTGGGCCTCATTGAACAAGCATATGATAATCCACATGAGGCATTGTCACGAATAAAGCGTCACCTTCTTACACAGCGAGCATTCAAAGAG GTTGGTATTGAGTTTATGGATCTTTATAGTTATTTGATACCTGTCTATGAAATTGAGCCTCTAGAGAAGATCACAGATGCATACCTTGACCAATATCTATGGTATGAAGGAGACAAGCGCCATCTCTTCCCCAATTGGATTAAACCTGCAGATTCAGAGCCACCTCCACTTTTAGTGTATAAATGGTGTCAAGGTATAAATAATTTGCAAGGTATATGGGACACAAGTGAGGGACAATGTGTTGTGATGCTTCAGACGAAGTTTGAGAAGTTCTTTGAGAAGATTGACCTCACAATGCTAAACAG GCTTCTCCGATTGGTTCTTGACCACAACATTGCAGATTATGTGACTGCTAAGAACAATGTTGTGTTGTCTTACAAGGATATGAGTCACACAAATTCGTATGGTTTAATTCGGGGTCTGCAGTTTGCATCGTTTGTTGTTCAGTATTATGGATTGGTCCTTGATCTGTTGATTCTTGGTTTGACTCGAGCCAGTGAAATTGCTGGACCCCCACAAATGCCAAATGAGTTCATTACATATTGGGACACCAAAGTGGAAACAAGGCACCCAATTCGATTGTACTCTCGGTACATAGACAAAGTGCACATATTGTTCCGCTTCACCCATGAAGAGGCACGGGACCTTATCCAGAGATACCTCACAGAACATCCAGACCCGAATAACGAGAATATGGTTGGatataacaataaaaaatgTTGGCCCAGAGATGCAAGAATGAGGCTTATGAAACATGATG TGAACCTTGGGAGAAGTGTTTTCTGGGACATGAAGAACCGACTTCCTCGGAGTATCACGACATTAGAGTGGGAGAACAGTTTCGTTTCTGTTTATAGCAAGGACAATCCAAACTTGCTTTTCAGCAT GTGTGGATTTGAAGTTCGAATTTTACCAAAGATAAGAATGAGTCAAGAGGCTTTCAGCAACACCAGAGACGGGGTTTGGAACTTGCAGAATGAACAGACCAAAGAGCGAACTGCAGTAGCCTTCCTAAGGGTTGACGATGAGCACATGAAGGTGTTTGAGAATCGTGTGAGGCAGATTCTTATGTCATCAGGATCAACAACATTTACAAAAATTGTCAACAAGTGGAATACAGCTCTCATAG GCCTCATGACATATTTCCGTGAAGCAACTGTACATACACAGGAACTGCTTGATTTGCTGGTCAAATGTGAGAATAAAATTCAAACACGTATCAAGATTGGATTGAATTCAAAAATGCCTAGCAG ATTCCCTCCTGTCATATTCTACACACCTAAGGAAATTGGAGGACTTGGCATGCTATCAATGGGTCACATAttgattccacaaagtgatctTCGATACAGCCAGCAAACAGATGTGGGTGTCACTCATTTTCGGACTGGTATGAGTCATGAAGAGGACCAGCTCATTCCCAATCTTTATCGCTACATACAG CCTTGGGAGAGTGAATTCATAGACTCACAGCGTGTTTGGGCTGAATATGCACTGAAGAGACAGGAAGCGCAATCTCAAAACAGGCGCCTAACCCTTGAGGATCTGGAG GATTCTTGGGATAGGGGAATACCTCGAATCAATACTTTGTTTCAGAAGGATCGGCACACCTTGGCATATGATAAAGGATGGAGAGTGCGAACTGATTTTAAGCAGTATCAAGTTCTAAAACAGAATCCATTTTGGTGGACACACCAGAGGCATGATGGGAAACTCTGGAACTTGAACAACTACAGAACCGACGTCATCCAAGCACTTGGAGGAGTCGAGGGAATTCTTGAGCATACATTATTTAAAGGAACATA CTTTCCAACTTGGGAAGGTCTTTTCTGGGAGAAGGCATCTGGTTTTGAGGAGTCCATGAAGTATAAGAAGCTGACAAATGCGCAAAGATCTGGGCTCAACCAAATTCCCAACCGTAGGTTTACTCTTTGGTGGTCACCTACAATAAATCGTGCCAATGTTTACGTGGGCTTCCAAGTTCAGTTAGATCTGACGGGAATATTCATGCACGGGAAGATTCCAACATTGAAGATATCATTGATCCAAATATTCCGTGCTCATTTATGGCAGAAGGTACATGAGAGTGTGGTCATGGACCTGTGTCAGGTTCTGGATCAAGAGTTGGATGCTCTAGAAATTGAAACTGTGCAGAAAGAGACAATCCATCCAAGGAAGAGTTACAAAATGAACAGCTCTTGTGCCGACATTCTTCTTTTTGCTGCCCATAGGTGGCCTATGTCGAAACCTAGTCTGGTGGCTGAGTCGAAGGATGTGTTTGATCAGAAAGCAAGCAACAAATACTGGATAGATGTGCAGCTTCGCTGGGGTGACTATGATTCTCATGATATTGAGCGTTATACTCGGGCCAAGTTTATGGATTATACAACTGATAATATGTCCATCTATCCATCTCCAACTG GGGTGATGATTGGGCTTGATCTGGCTTACAACTTGCATTCCACTTTTGGGAACTGGTTCCCAGGGTCAAAACCATTGCTTGCGCAGGCAATGAATAAGATCATGAAG TCAAATCCAGCTTTATATGTTCTGCGGGAACGCATAAGGAAAGGTCTGCAGTTGTATTCTTCTGAGCCCACAGAACCGTATCTGTCTTCTCAAAACTATGGAGAGATCTTTAGCAATCAAATAATATGGTTTGTTGATGACACAAATGTGTATCGTGTTACGATCCACAAGACCTTTGAAGGGAATCTGACAACCAAACCTATCAATGGTGCAATCTTTATTTTCAATCCAAGGACGGGCCAGCTGTTTTTAAAG GTTATCCACACGAGTGTGTGGGCAGGACAAAAGCGTCTTGGTCAGCTGGCTAAGTGGAAAACAGCAGAAGAAGTAGCTGCTCTGGTGCGGTCTTTGCCTGTTGAGGAACAGCCAAAACAAATTATTGTGACCCGTAAAGGAATGCTGGATCCTTTGGAAGTCCACTTGCTTGATTTTCCGAACATTGTGATCAAAGGAAGTGAATTGCAGCTGCCATTCCAGGCATGCTTAAAGATTGAGAAATTTGGTGATTTGATTTTGAAGGCTACGGAGCCTCAGATGGTCTTATTCAACATTTATGATGATTGGTTGAAGAGCATATCGTCCTACACCGCATTCTCCCGTCTCATTCTAATTTTGCGTGCACTTCATGTAAACAATGAGAAGGCAAAAATGTTGCTGAAGCCTGACAAGACAATTGTCACTGAACCACATCACATCTGGCCTTCACTCTCAGATGATCAATGGATGAAG GTTGAAGTTGCTTTGAGAGATCTTATACTGTCGGACTATGCCAAGAAGAATAATGTGAATACATCAGCATTGACTCAGTCTGAGATTCGGGATATCATACTTGGGGCTGAGATAACTCCACCTTCACAACAGAGACAGCAGATAGCAGAAATTGAGAAGCAG GCGAAAGAAGCAAGCCAGTTGACAGCAGTCACAACAAGGACAACAAATGTTCACGGTGATGAACTCATTGTGACAACCACAAGTCCCTATGAACAAGCAGCATTTGGATCCAAAACTGATTGGCGTGTGAGAGCTATATCGGCTACAAACCTGTATCTCCGAGTTAATCACATATATGTGAACTCAGAGGACATCAAG GAGAGTGGCTACACATACATCATACCCAAAAACATCTTGAAGAAGTTCATCTGCATAGCAGATCTGCGGACTCAAATTGCAGGATACCTCTATGGAATAAGTCCCCCAGACAATCCTCAAGTTAAGGAGATACGCTGTATTGCCATGCCACCGCAGTGGGGGACTCACCAGCAGGTTCATCTCCCATCTGCTCTCCCTGAGCATGACTTCTTAAATGATCTGGAGCCATTGGGATGGATGCATACTCAGCCAAATGAGCTCCCTCAGCTGTCACCACAG GATCTCACTACCCATGCCCGGATTCTGGAAAACAATAAGCAATGGGACGGGGAGAAGTCCATCATTTTAACTTGCAGTTTTACCCCAGGTTCTTGCTCGCTGACAGCATATAAGCTTACTCCCACTGGTTATGAATGGGGCCGACTCAACAAAGACACCGGAAGCAATCCTCATGGTTACCTTCCCACTCATTATGAGAAGGTTCAGATGCTTCTCAGTGACCGCTTCTTAGGTTTCTACATG ATTCCTGATACTGGTCCATGGAATTACAACTTCATG